One Thunnus albacares chromosome 12, fThuAlb1.1, whole genome shotgun sequence genomic region harbors:
- the otol1a gene encoding otolin-1-A yields MSLIRLLLLTTVLVVLMAALTSGARTTRWPRPQSTKKPPRAGSSGGGGRTTTRTPSPSSGLHTEETTEVMMDTYSLSPTDSTTYSSDTYSTEYHTDAIAPPGNNHGNYTLDYNECFFNFCECCPPERGPVGPMGERGPPGLQGPRGPPGLPGEKGDTGLRGPPGPAGLPGANGLNGDIGDKGDQGPVGLPGAPGIPGKPGEKGDPGPRGEKGERGFSGLKGDPGERGEPGLNGTKGSTGREGPMGPPGVAGTKGQKGEQGLTGECLPGVKGDVGVRGPPGPRGEMGPPGVNGTDGTRGQRGEPGPPGGKGDTGTRGPTGPPGGRGMIGLRGERGAKGGRGPRGPKGPPGESVEQIRSAFSVGLFPSRSFPPPGLPVKFDKVFYNGEGHWDPALNKFNVTYPGVYLFSYHITVRNRPVRAALVVNGIRKLRTRDSLYGQDIDQASNLALMQLNEGDQVWLETLRDWNGVYSSSEDDSTFSGFLLYPDSKSKPTTMVNL; encoded by the exons ATGTCTTTAATTCGCCTGCTCCTCCTGACCACTGTCCTTGTGGTCCTGATGGCTGCGCTGACCTCCGGTGCCCGAACCACACGCTGGCCCAGACCTCAGAGCACCAAGAAGCCCCCTCGAGCTGGTAGCAGTGGTGGAGGTGGACGGACCACTACCAGGACCCCATCACCTTCCAGCGGCCTGCACACAGAAGAGACAACTGAGGTTATGATGGACACTTACTCTCTCTCCCCTACAGACAGCACCACATACTCCAGTGATACTTACTCCACTGAATACCACACCGATGCCATCGCGCCCCCTGGGAACAACCATGGAAACTATACCCTCGACTACAATGAATGCTTCTTCAACTTTTGCGAGTGCTGTCCACCTGAGAGAGGCCCTGTAGGACCCATGGGAGAGAGAGGCCCTCCCGGGCTGCAAGGACCAAGGGGCCCTCCAG GGTTGCCAGGAGAGAAGGGAGACACAGGGCTCAGAGGACCTCCAGGCCCAGCAGGACTACCTGGAGCCAACGGACTCAATGGCGACATAG GTGATAAAGGTGATCAAGGACCTGTGGGTCTTCCTGGTGCACCTGGGATCCCTGGAAAACCAGGAGAAAAAG GTGACCCAGGCCCCAGAGGAGAAAAAGGTGAACGTGGCTTCAGCGGTTTGAAAGGGGACccaggagaaagaggagagccAGGCCTGAATGGGACTAAGGGCAGCACTGGGCGAGAGGGGCCTATGGGTCCCCCAGGGGTTGCTGGGACAAAGGGTCAGAAAGGTGAACAGGGACTTACAGGCGAGTGTTTACCGGGTGTGAAAGGTGATGTGGGGGTGCGTGGGCCCCCTGGACCAAGAGGTGAAATGGGCCCACCAGGAGTGAATGGAACCGATGGTACAAGGGGACAGAGAGGGGAGCCAGGGCCTCCGGGAGGGAAGGGGGATACTGGCACCAGAGGGCCCACTGGACCTCCAGGAGGGAGGGGTATGATAGGGCTGAGGGGGGAAAGAGGTGCTAAAGGAGGACGAGGGCCTCGGGGCCCTAAAGGCCCTCCAGGTGAGAGTGTCGAACAGATTCGCTCTGCCTTCAGTGTGGGCTTGTTCCCCAGCAGGTCCTTCCCTCCACCAGGCCTGCCTGTGAAGTTCGATAAGGTGTTTTACAATGGGGAGGGGCACTGGGACCCAGCGCTCAACAAGTTCAACGTCACCTACCCTGGGGTCTACTTATTCAGTTACCACATCACTGTGCGTAATCGGCCTGTGCGTGCTGCCCTGGTGGTAAATGGGATAAGGAAGCTGCGGACACGGGACTCGCTGTACGGCCAGGACATCGATCAGGCCTCCAACCTCGCACTGATGCAGCTGAACGAAGGCGACCAAGTGTGGCTGGAGACTCTGAGAGACTGGAACGGTGTTTACTCCAGCAGTGAGGATGACAGCACTTTCTCTGGCTTCCTGCTCTACCCAGACTCAAAGAGCAAACCTACTACTATGGTAAACCTGTAA
- the arl14 gene encoding ADP-ribosylation factor-like protein 14, protein MGQRGSKLPEARVLLLGLDNAGKSTLLYKLKHNARVSTVPTIGFNVEMLEARKNKKNIALTLWDIGGQGKMRQHWNSFHQDTAAIVFVVDSSDRQRLEEARRELENTLRSDQLRGRPLILLANKQDVNDALTGTEIKDQFNLKKTCSDRDWFVQPCSASTGVGVQEAFRQVVRMVKLTSDSEAMKDSIKETVHYFKASMRH, encoded by the coding sequence ATGGGCCAGCGAGGATCTAAGCTACCGGAGGCCCGAGTTCTCCTTCTGGGTCTGGACAACGCTGGGAAATCGACGCTCCTGTACAAACTGAAACACAACGCGCGTGTCAGCACAGTTCCTACAATCGGTTTCAACGTGGAAATGCTGGAGGCgagaaagaacaagaagaacatcGCCTTAACCTTGTGGGATATCGGTGGACAGGGAAAAATGCGGCAACACTGGAATAGTTTCCACCAGGACACAGCGGCCATCGTGTTCGTTGTGGACAGTTCTGACCGGCAGCGTCTGGAGGAGGCGCGCCGGGAGCTGGAAAACACGCTGAGGAGCGATCAGCTGCGGGGCCGTCCGCTCATTCTTCTCGCCAACAAACAGGACGTCAACGACGCACTGACTGGCACTGAAATCAAGGACCAGTTTAACCTGAAAAAGACTTGCTCAGATCGGGACTGGTTTGTTCAGCCTTGTTCGGCATCGACGGGCGTTGGAGTTCAAGAAGCCTTCAGACAAGTTGTCCGAATGGTGAAACTCACATCAGACTCCGAGGCGATGAAAGACAGCATCAAGGAAACAGTGCACTACTTCAAAGCCAGCATGAGACATTAG
- the LOC122994627 gene encoding T-cell acute lymphocytic leukemia protein 1 isoform X2, whose product MMEKRQPELCPGSPDAESGPGKREDSSIISRQNGCKEDEEPRRKEREEEDEEEERGGSFKGAEETDDVPLQNSSNGTSISVIINGVAKETASHNALDLKREVPVIELSRRDAIKAVEQRTESHLVPITELRRPPPLPLPPPQRDDARMVQLSPNAFPVPARAMLYNLAQPLAAINSLGGESEQYSMYPSNRVKRRPAPYEVELDEAGQPKIVRRIFTNSRERWRQQNVNGAFAELRKLIPTHPPDKKLSKNEILRLAMKYISFLSNLLEDQDGGRNVGSTTDGETGLLVGAHEGGPQGGPHQETVVGLARDDLLETMSPGSSCGSLPDGDAEGSPESFMEDQDSPPAPRTLPASRGPPLHLAARDLRRNGRPLDGSSRR is encoded by the exons atgatggaaaaacgGCAGCCGGAGCTTTGTCCTGGAAGTCCCGATGCAGAGTCCGGTCCTGGAAAGCGGGAGGACTCCTCCATCATCTCCAGACAGAACGGATGCAAGGAGGACGAGGAGCcgaggagaaaggagagggaggaggaggatgaggaggaggagaggggagggagctTCAAGGGGGCTGAGGAGACGGATGACGTTCCTCTGCAGAACTCCAGCAACGGGACCAGCATCAGCGTCATCATCAACGGCGTTGCCAAGGAAACTGCCTCTCACAACGCCCTTGACCTGAAAAGGGAAGTGCCGGTGATCGAGCTCTCCAGGAGGGACGCTATAAAAGCGGTGGAGCAGAGGACTGAAAGCCATTTGGTGCCGATCACAGAACTTCGCAGACCTCCACCGCtgccgctgccgccgccgcaACGAGACGACGCTCGAATGGTCCAGCTGAGCCCAAACGCGTTTCCTGTCCCGGCCCGGGCGATGCTCTACAACCTGGCGCAGCCTCTCGCCGCCATCAACAG tctCGGAGGGGAGTCGGAGCAGTACAGCATGTACCCAAGCAACAGGGTAAAGCGCCGCCCTGCGCCTTATGAGGTTGAACTCGACGAGG CTGGCCAGCCAAAGATTGTACGTCGTATCTTCACGAACAGCCGTGAACGCTGGCGGCAGCAGAATGTAAACGGAGCGTTTGCAGAGCTCCGTAAACTCATCCCCACTCACCCTCCGGACAAGAAGCTGAGCAAGAACGAGATCCTGCGGCTTGCTATGAAGTACATCAGCTTCCTCTCCAACCTCCTGGAGGAccaggatggagggaggaatgTTGGCAGCACAACTGATGGGGAAACTGGGCTGCTGGTTGGGGCCCATGAGGGGGGCCCTCAGGGTGGACCACATCAGGAAACAGTGGTGGGCTTGGCCAGGGACGATCTTCTGGAGACAATGTCACCAGGCTCCAGCTGTGGAAGCCTGCCTGATGGCGATGCTGAGGGCAGTCCTGAGAGCTTTATGGAGGACCAGGACTCACCTCCGGCTCCAAGGACTCTACCGGCTTCACGTGGACCTCCGCTCCATCTAGCTGCTAGGGATCTGAGGCGCAATGGACGCCCATTAGATGGCTCCAGTCGCCGATGA
- the ppm1la gene encoding protein phosphatase 1L, whose protein sequence is MIGDTMTLLSLLGRIMRYFLLRPETLFLLCISLALWSYFFHTDEVKTIVKSSRDAVKMVKGKVAEMMQNDRLGGLSVLDAEFSKTWEFKNNNVAVYSIQGRRDHMEDRFEVLTDITNKTHPSIFGIFDGHGGEAAADYVKVHLPESLKQQLQAFEREKRESSLSYASILEQRILTVDREMLDKLSANHDEAGTTCLVALLSDRELTVANVGDSRGVLCDKDGNAVALSHDHKPYQLKERKRIKRAGGFISFNGSWRVQGILAMSRSLGDYPLKNLNVVIPDPDIMTFDLDKLQPEFMILASDGLWDAFSNEEAVRFVRERLDEPHFGAKSIVLQSFYRGCPDNITVMVVKFKSGAGGSSKAGE, encoded by the exons ATGATAGGAGACACAATGACGCTCTTGTCTCTTCTGGGTCGGATCATGCGTTATTTTCTCCTCAGGCCGGAgacattgtttctgttgtgcaTAAGCCTGGCGCTGTGGAGTTATTTCTTCCATACGGACGAGGTGAAAACCATCGTCAAGTCCAGCCGGGATGCCGTGAAGATGGTGAAGGGGAAAGTGGCGGAGATGATGCAGAATGACCGACTGGGAGGCCTCAGTGTTCTGGATGCAGAGTTTTCCAAGACCTGGGAGTTCAAGAATAACAACGTAGCCGTGTACTCCATACAGGGGAGGCGAGATCACATGGAGGACCGCTTCGAGGTGCTCACCGACATCACCAACAAGACCCACCCGTCCATATTCGGGATATTTGACGGTCACGGTGGAGAG gCTGCAGCTGACTATGTGAAGGTCCACCTGCCGGAGTCcctgaagcagcagctgcaggcctttgagagagagaagagagagagctcTCTCTCTTATGCCAGCATCCTCGAGCAGCGCATCCTAACTGTGGATCGCGAGATGTTGGACAAGCTCTCTGCCAACCACGACGAAGCAG GAACAACCTGTCTTGTAGCCCTGCTGTCAGACAGAGAGCTCACAGTGGCCAACGTCGGAGACTCGCGTGGTGTGTTGTGTGACAAAGATGGGAACGCTGTTGCactgtcacatgatcacaaacCATATCAGCTCAAAGAGCGCAAGAGGATCAAGAGGGCAG GAGGCTTCATCAGTTTTAATGGATCCTGGAGAGTCCAGGGGATTTTGGCGATGTCCCGATCTCTCGGGGACTACCCGCTAAAGAACCTCAATGTAGTCATCCCTGATCCTGATatcatgacctttgacctggaTAAACTGCAGCCAGAATTCATGATCCTGGCATCCGATGGCCTGTGGGACGCCTTCAGTAACGAGGAGGCTGTTCGGTTCGTCCGCGAGCGTCTGGATGAGCCTCACTTCGGTGCCAAGAGCATTGTCCTCCAGTCTTTCTACCGTGGTTGCCCCGACAACATCACCGTCATGGTGGTGAAGTTCAAAAGCGGGGCCGGGGGGAGTAGCAAAGCTGGGGAGTAG
- the LOC122994627 gene encoding T-cell acute lymphocytic leukemia protein 1 isoform X1, translating to MMEKRQPELCPGSPDAESGPGKREDSSIISRQNGCKEDEEPRRKEREEEDEEEERGGSFKGAEETDDVPLQNSSNGTSISVIINGVAKETASHNALDLKREVPVIELSRRDAIKAVEQRTESHLVPITELRRPPPLPLPPPQRDDARMVQLSPNAFPVPARAMLYNLAQPLAAINSLGGESEQYSMYPSNRVKRRPAPYEVELDEGRRILDLYKYAGQPKIVRRIFTNSRERWRQQNVNGAFAELRKLIPTHPPDKKLSKNEILRLAMKYISFLSNLLEDQDGGRNVGSTTDGETGLLVGAHEGGPQGGPHQETVVGLARDDLLETMSPGSSCGSLPDGDAEGSPESFMEDQDSPPAPRTLPASRGPPLHLAARDLRRNGRPLDGSSRR from the exons atgatggaaaaacgGCAGCCGGAGCTTTGTCCTGGAAGTCCCGATGCAGAGTCCGGTCCTGGAAAGCGGGAGGACTCCTCCATCATCTCCAGACAGAACGGATGCAAGGAGGACGAGGAGCcgaggagaaaggagagggaggaggaggatgaggaggaggagaggggagggagctTCAAGGGGGCTGAGGAGACGGATGACGTTCCTCTGCAGAACTCCAGCAACGGGACCAGCATCAGCGTCATCATCAACGGCGTTGCCAAGGAAACTGCCTCTCACAACGCCCTTGACCTGAAAAGGGAAGTGCCGGTGATCGAGCTCTCCAGGAGGGACGCTATAAAAGCGGTGGAGCAGAGGACTGAAAGCCATTTGGTGCCGATCACAGAACTTCGCAGACCTCCACCGCtgccgctgccgccgccgcaACGAGACGACGCTCGAATGGTCCAGCTGAGCCCAAACGCGTTTCCTGTCCCGGCCCGGGCGATGCTCTACAACCTGGCGCAGCCTCTCGCCGCCATCAACAG tctCGGAGGGGAGTCGGAGCAGTACAGCATGTACCCAAGCAACAGGGTAAAGCGCCGCCCTGCGCCTTATGAGGTTGAACTCGACGAGGGTAGGCGCATTTTAGATCTTTATAAGTATG CTGGCCAGCCAAAGATTGTACGTCGTATCTTCACGAACAGCCGTGAACGCTGGCGGCAGCAGAATGTAAACGGAGCGTTTGCAGAGCTCCGTAAACTCATCCCCACTCACCCTCCGGACAAGAAGCTGAGCAAGAACGAGATCCTGCGGCTTGCTATGAAGTACATCAGCTTCCTCTCCAACCTCCTGGAGGAccaggatggagggaggaatgTTGGCAGCACAACTGATGGGGAAACTGGGCTGCTGGTTGGGGCCCATGAGGGGGGCCCTCAGGGTGGACCACATCAGGAAACAGTGGTGGGCTTGGCCAGGGACGATCTTCTGGAGACAATGTCACCAGGCTCCAGCTGTGGAAGCCTGCCTGATGGCGATGCTGAGGGCAGTCCTGAGAGCTTTATGGAGGACCAGGACTCACCTCCGGCTCCAAGGACTCTACCGGCTTCACGTGGACCTCCGCTCCATCTAGCTGCTAGGGATCTGAGGCGCAATGGACGCCCATTAGATGGCTCCAGTCGCCGATGA